In a genomic window of Vibrio gigantis:
- a CDS encoding EAL domain-containing protein has translation MKILIIEDDRIQAISLKLLLNDLGIAQITIAHTSQSALDFCTNEKYSHIFCDIQLPDSDGILLLREISKYQRSATITILSSSETSVIKLTYLACKTLRFKSVHSLKKPFTHDCISKIVSSSTPQTTQHLEHNKPHFTFTESEVVSAIENDEIFYYYQPQVDFQSDKIVGVEALVRWDHPELGVLTPNHFLSYITKSEHYNLLFCTVLNKSIRAIQSLNLTMPIKLSINFTQRDLECSDICNEIIEACEREGFNYNNLVLELTESHIYSSDANSLINLARLKLLGVKLAIDDFGTGYSSLEKITQIPFDILKIDRSFVRNVIQDYQNASIVKLCIGTAKALHLNVVVEGIEDADTWQYIKNMGADECQGYFTGRPMSIHDLQQSLVEQKTATEIKKLNVLVIDDQPIIGVALKNALLEQQSVENAHCVTTPQLALDYMRDNVYNLLIVDVNLTDESGFHLVEKIRQTEFIGRVIFISGEDNPLYDSLCQGLGATYITKSLELNEMIEKIIYYGGQDTDETPLINTTPTPLDSLSVREREVLRQLLDGVGNKAIANHLNISQKTVSTYKSRLLQKLNAKSLINLSKYSKSLQT, from the coding sequence ATGAAAATTCTAATAATCGAAGATGATCGTATTCAAGCCATCTCATTAAAGTTGCTCTTGAATGACCTAGGTATTGCGCAAATCACGATAGCTCATACGAGTCAGAGTGCTCTTGATTTCTGCACCAATGAGAAGTATAGCCATATCTTTTGTGATATACAGTTGCCCGACTCTGATGGGATCTTACTACTTCGTGAAATATCTAAATACCAACGCTCAGCCACTATCACTATATTAAGCTCGAGTGAAACGAGTGTGATTAAGCTGACTTACCTAGCCTGTAAAACCCTAAGATTCAAAAGTGTACACAGTTTAAAAAAACCCTTTACACACGACTGCATCTCAAAAATTGTTTCTTCGAGCACGCCGCAAACCACACAACATCTAGAGCACAACAAACCACACTTCACCTTTACTGAGTCTGAAGTGGTATCTGCGATAGAAAATGATGAAATCTTCTATTATTACCAGCCGCAAGTGGACTTTCAATCTGACAAAATTGTCGGTGTAGAAGCGCTTGTAAGGTGGGACCATCCAGAGCTGGGGGTGTTAACGCCAAACCACTTTTTGTCATACATCACCAAGTCTGAACACTACAATTTGTTGTTTTGTACTGTACTCAACAAGTCTATCCGAGCAATTCAAAGCTTAAACTTAACAATGCCGATCAAGCTATCGATCAACTTCACTCAACGAGACCTTGAGTGTAGTGATATCTGTAATGAAATTATTGAGGCTTGTGAACGTGAAGGGTTCAACTACAACAACCTTGTTCTAGAGCTTACAGAAAGTCATATCTATTCTTCGGATGCTAATTCCCTCATCAATTTAGCTCGACTTAAATTGCTTGGAGTTAAGCTCGCCATCGATGACTTTGGCACAGGCTATTCATCACTGGAGAAAATCACGCAGATACCTTTTGATATTCTGAAAATAGATCGCAGCTTTGTTCGCAATGTGATTCAAGATTACCAAAATGCATCTATCGTCAAGCTCTGCATCGGCACGGCAAAAGCGTTGCATTTAAATGTGGTTGTCGAAGGGATAGAAGATGCTGATACTTGGCAATATATCAAGAACATGGGTGCGGATGAATGCCAAGGTTATTTTACGGGTCGACCTATGTCGATTCACGATCTTCAGCAATCGCTTGTTGAACAAAAAACCGCAACAGAAATTAAAAAACTCAATGTTCTTGTAATAGATGATCAACCCATAATTGGCGTTGCACTTAAAAATGCATTACTTGAGCAACAAAGTGTCGAAAATGCGCATTGTGTTACCACTCCTCAATTAGCGTTAGATTATATGCGGGACAATGTTTACAACCTGCTGATTGTCGATGTGAACTTAACCGACGAAAGTGGCTTTCATCTAGTCGAAAAGATTCGCCAAACCGAGTTTATAGGAAGAGTTATCTTCATCTCAGGGGAGGACAATCCACTGTATGACTCCTTATGCCAAGGGCTAGGTGCTACATACATAACCAAAAGTCTCGAACTCAACGAGATGATAGAAAAAATCATCTATTACGGAGGGCAAGATACGGATGAAACACCTTTAATCAACACGACACCCACACCATTGGACTCGCTCTCCGTAAGGGAACGTGAAGTGCTAAGACAACTACTAGATGGCGTGGGTAACAAAGCCATCGCGAATCACCTCAATATAAGTCAAAAAACGGTAAGCACCTATAAAAGCCGCTTGCTTCAAAAGCTAAATGCTAAGTCTTTGATTAATTTATCGAAGTACAGTAAATCCTTACAAACTTAA
- a CDS encoding DMT family transporter, which produces MLIKMIPFVFVILWSSGFVGARLGVEYAEPATLLSLRMVANVALFLVLIAILKRQIPRGRAFFHACVVGILIHGFYLGGTYLAIDWGMPAGLSSLLVGLQPILTALIMVSCTSQRFNFAQWLGLALGFAGISLVLMGNIEWQSDDQKGMATLLCLVSLVGITCGTLYQKRFCQGTDMVGGAMVQYLASAALFLPFAMRYETMQVNWTVEFTLTLIWLVVVLSCIAILLLLYMVEHGASSSVASVFYLVPPTTAIQAWLIFGESFDIYGAMGFALSAAAVYLVVKKPNILRTHRLSASST; this is translated from the coding sequence ATGCTAATTAAAATGATACCGTTCGTGTTTGTAATATTGTGGTCGTCGGGTTTTGTTGGTGCCCGTCTGGGTGTTGAGTACGCGGAACCTGCCACATTACTTTCACTTAGGATGGTGGCGAACGTCGCGTTGTTCTTAGTTTTAATTGCCATCCTTAAACGACAGATTCCAAGAGGACGTGCATTTTTCCATGCTTGTGTGGTCGGTATCTTGATCCATGGTTTCTACCTAGGGGGCACATACTTAGCGATAGATTGGGGTATGCCTGCGGGATTGAGTTCTCTACTGGTTGGCCTGCAACCGATTCTCACAGCGTTGATTATGGTCAGTTGTACATCCCAGCGTTTTAACTTCGCGCAGTGGTTGGGGTTAGCGCTTGGTTTTGCCGGAATTAGTTTGGTATTGATGGGCAACATTGAGTGGCAATCTGACGATCAAAAAGGCATGGCGACCTTACTGTGCTTAGTCTCGCTAGTCGGTATTACATGCGGCACTTTGTACCAGAAGCGCTTTTGTCAGGGGACAGATATGGTGGGTGGCGCTATGGTGCAATACTTGGCTTCGGCAGCGCTGTTTTTGCCGTTCGCAATGCGCTACGAAACTATGCAGGTTAATTGGACTGTGGAATTTACGTTAACGCTAATCTGGCTGGTGGTTGTGTTGTCTTGTATCGCAATACTGTTACTGCTGTACATGGTAGAACATGGCGCATCTTCAAGCGTTGCATCGGTGTTCTATCTCGTTCCACCGACAACAGCAATTCAAGCTTGGCTTATCTTCGGTGAGTCGTTCGACATCTACGGGGCAATGGGCTTCGCGTTGTCTGCCGCCGCGGTTTATCTGGTGGTGAAAAAGCCCAATATTTTGAGAACCCATCGTTTAAGTGCAAGTTCGACCTAA
- a CDS encoding aminotransferase-like domain-containing protein, translating to MEVELSGNKYFATEQHIKAQIDKGLYHPDDRLPSIRQLSEQLGVSKNTVIRAYQELEATGWVYSVPKSGYRVKTPNTTSWDAPSQPQKVDLLSVTKSVLTRPKGRLKLLAGSAHPNINNPAIRSLYAEIGRHSRLQTQLPGYYQLPPGDEQLVKQLLKITHDLGVPAGSKEIAITHGAQQAISLALRALTKPGDIVAVESPCYFGNLLLLESLGLQALEIPSSVSHGIDIPSLQSALDKWDVTTILLTPNFTNPTGSRMPLANRKALLEITGSLPIIEDDVFGSLAFDAPIASLKELDNQDRVIYVNSLSKTLDSRLRVGWLLSGRYQPLIEKYLLCDNMGSSNLMQSAVGQFLTTGKYRSHLSKMKRLYQTNQKQFQSLLIQALDSYPHLVGCYHLSKPEGSFLNWITLPESVDSYAVYQDCLKHKLGILPGTVFGTNDQYKHCLRFTVANIEETKEWKEGVVTLAHIIAKHTR from the coding sequence GTGGAAGTAGAACTTAGCGGCAATAAATATTTCGCCACCGAACAACACATTAAGGCTCAGATTGATAAAGGGCTCTATCACCCAGATGATCGCCTTCCCTCCATTCGCCAATTAAGTGAGCAGCTTGGTGTGAGTAAAAACACCGTGATTCGAGCCTACCAAGAGCTGGAAGCAACAGGTTGGGTATATTCAGTGCCCAAATCAGGTTATCGGGTGAAGACACCCAACACAACAAGTTGGGATGCACCAAGCCAACCTCAAAAAGTTGATCTGTTATCGGTGACTAAGTCGGTGCTCACACGGCCAAAAGGGCGATTAAAACTCTTAGCAGGCTCTGCACACCCCAATATCAACAACCCCGCGATCCGTAGCTTGTATGCCGAAATTGGTCGCCACAGTCGTTTGCAAACTCAACTGCCCGGTTATTACCAGTTACCGCCCGGCGATGAACAATTAGTAAAACAATTGTTAAAGATCACCCATGATCTCGGCGTTCCCGCGGGATCGAAAGAGATAGCGATCACTCATGGCGCACAACAAGCGATCAGTTTGGCGCTGCGTGCGCTAACCAAGCCGGGGGACATCGTGGCAGTTGAATCACCCTGTTACTTCGGTAACTTACTGCTGCTCGAATCGCTTGGTTTACAGGCTCTTGAGATACCAAGCAGTGTTAGCCACGGAATCGACATTCCATCGTTACAAAGTGCGCTTGATAAATGGGATGTCACCACTATTCTGCTAACGCCTAATTTCACTAATCCCACTGGCTCAAGGATGCCATTAGCTAACCGGAAAGCACTGTTGGAGATAACCGGCTCTTTGCCGATTATCGAAGACGATGTGTTCGGTAGTTTGGCGTTTGATGCACCGATTGCGAGCTTGAAAGAGCTCGATAACCAAGACAGAGTCATCTACGTCAACTCCCTATCAAAAACCTTAGACTCACGCTTGCGAGTCGGTTGGCTACTATCCGGTCGTTACCAGCCTTTGATCGAAAAGTACCTATTGTGCGACAACATGGGGAGCTCCAACCTAATGCAATCGGCAGTGGGACAGTTCCTCACAACGGGTAAATATCGTAGTCACTTATCCAAAATGAAGCGCCTCTATCAAACCAATCAAAAGCAATTTCAAAGCCTGTTAATACAAGCTTTAGATAGTTACCCGCATCTTGTCGGGTGCTACCACCTATCAAAGCCAGAAGGGTCATTTTTAAACTGGATAACCTTGCCGGAATCCGTCGATAGCTACGCTGTCTATCAAGATTGCTTAAAGCATAAACTGGGGATCTTACCTGGGACAGTGTTTGGTACCAATGACCAATATAAGCACTGCTTACGCTTCACTGTTGCCAATATCGAAGAGACAAAAGAGTGGAAAGAAGGCGTGGTCACGCTAGCTCATATAATCGCTAAGCACACGCGCTAG
- a CDS encoding LacI family DNA-binding transcriptional regulator, producing the protein MATIKDVAALAGVSTATVSRVLNRTCYVEPITLERVERAVKELNYHRDARATALASRSNNTLGLLTGNLADPFFALVAKSVEEVARTNGYQLVVVSGGHNAQREKEGLDFLISQGCEAMVIHSKMLDDETLLRYAAQLPAMVLLNRTIAQISNRSVWVDNRLGAQVSVQHLIQLGHKQIAYVSSDLPIEDRTDRLQGYRDAMEAANIEIKPNWIISQSFSESGGEAAGDIIASRCPEVTAAVTFNDVMAAGLMTSLQDQGISVPNDISIIGFDDVLLARYLYPRLTTMHNPIDEMSTYAANLAIKLKSTGYAPPKQHKFEATLVERQTVKPIKR; encoded by the coding sequence GTGGCAACCATAAAAGATGTCGCAGCACTTGCAGGAGTTTCAACAGCAACGGTTTCACGTGTATTAAACCGTACCTGTTATGTTGAGCCCATCACCTTGGAACGTGTCGAACGAGCGGTGAAAGAGCTTAACTACCACCGAGATGCGCGCGCTACTGCCTTAGCAAGCCGCAGCAATAATACACTCGGCTTGCTAACAGGGAACTTAGCCGACCCGTTCTTTGCACTTGTCGCTAAAAGCGTTGAAGAGGTCGCCAGAACCAATGGATACCAGCTGGTGGTGGTCAGTGGTGGTCACAATGCTCAGCGTGAAAAAGAAGGGCTCGATTTTCTTATCAGTCAAGGCTGTGAAGCCATGGTTATCCACTCAAAAATGCTCGATGACGAAACCTTACTTCGTTACGCTGCTCAACTACCCGCTATGGTGTTACTCAACCGAACCATCGCACAGATATCAAACCGTTCAGTATGGGTAGACAACCGACTTGGTGCCCAAGTCTCTGTTCAGCACCTAATTCAACTCGGACACAAACAGATTGCCTACGTATCAAGTGATCTGCCCATTGAAGATAGAACCGACCGACTACAGGGCTACCGAGATGCAATGGAAGCCGCCAATATCGAAATCAAGCCTAACTGGATCATCAGCCAGAGCTTCAGTGAATCTGGAGGGGAGGCAGCAGGCGACATCATAGCCAGCCGATGTCCAGAGGTGACAGCCGCCGTTACCTTTAATGATGTGATGGCCGCAGGCTTAATGACCAGCTTACAAGATCAAGGTATCTCGGTTCCCAACGATATCTCTATCATCGGCTTTGATGACGTTCTACTGGCTCGCTACCTCTACCCTAGATTAACCACTATGCACAACCCGATTGATGAGATGTCGACTTATGCGGCTAACCTGGCGATTAAATTGAAGTCCACAGGTTACGCGCCACCGAAGCAGCATAAATTCGAAGCAACCTTGGTTGAAAGACAGACCGTAAAGCCAATCAAGCGCTAA
- the nhaC gene encoding Na+/H+ antiporter NhaC: MNNSKPLPSFGLALAPIAVMFALLAIGYGVLGLRIEVLLLISATFTACIAWKMGYNWDDIINAIVEKLAKAMPVILILVSVGGLIASWMISGTIPYMVYWGLKVISAEYILIAAFFVTAVVSVCTGTSWGSAGTVGVALMGVAAGLDVSLAAAAGAVVSGAYFGDKISPLSDSTNFAPVVSGTTLYEHIQHMLYTTLPGFVIASVVFFFAGQSADITTVGEPEKVTQILAGLDSLYNFNILLIIPPVMILWGALTKKPVLPLMLGASALAIVLGMVLQGFSLQQGFQAYVDGFNVALFEAKGTAIDGLIPDVSKLLNRGGLFSMMSTILLVFCAFSFAGILSLTGALNVVLGRFLHLIHSTGQLIAATVVATITVVFTTSDGKLALLIPGELFQNAYRKMGLDTKNLSRTIEDAGTIIEPLVPWTAAGIYMASTLGVATLDYLPWAIQCYTGIIFALIYGFTGFGIAPAKPEQLEDSAESSLAHSTK, from the coding sequence ATGAATAACTCAAAGCCTCTACCATCGTTCGGATTAGCACTAGCGCCCATCGCCGTTATGTTTGCACTACTTGCTATTGGATACGGTGTATTAGGACTTCGAATTGAAGTTCTGCTACTCATTTCTGCGACTTTCACAGCATGTATAGCTTGGAAGATGGGCTACAACTGGGATGACATCATCAACGCGATCGTTGAGAAACTCGCAAAAGCGATGCCTGTCATTTTGATTTTGGTATCTGTCGGTGGCCTGATTGCCAGTTGGATGATCAGCGGTACTATCCCTTACATGGTTTACTGGGGGCTTAAAGTCATCAGTGCCGAATACATACTCATCGCCGCCTTTTTTGTTACCGCTGTTGTCTCTGTATGTACTGGTACTTCTTGGGGCTCTGCGGGTACCGTTGGTGTCGCGCTGATGGGTGTTGCGGCCGGTCTAGATGTATCACTGGCAGCTGCCGCGGGTGCTGTTGTTTCTGGCGCATATTTTGGCGACAAGATCTCCCCTCTTTCAGACTCTACTAACTTTGCTCCTGTCGTTTCAGGCACCACGCTCTACGAACACATTCAGCACATGCTTTACACAACGTTACCTGGCTTTGTAATTGCATCCGTTGTGTTCTTCTTTGCTGGTCAAAGCGCTGACATTACAACCGTTGGCGAGCCAGAAAAAGTGACTCAAATTCTTGCTGGATTAGACAGCCTTTATAACTTCAACATTCTTTTGATTATCCCACCTGTGATGATTCTTTGGGGTGCATTAACCAAAAAACCTGTACTGCCACTAATGTTAGGTGCATCTGCACTTGCGATTGTATTGGGTATGGTTTTACAAGGCTTCTCTCTACAACAAGGTTTCCAAGCTTATGTAGACGGCTTCAATGTTGCTCTATTTGAAGCAAAAGGTACGGCGATTGATGGATTGATTCCTGATGTATCTAAGCTGCTAAACCGTGGCGGTTTGTTCTCAATGATGAGCACTATCCTACTGGTTTTCTGTGCGTTCTCTTTTGCTGGAATTTTAAGCCTAACGGGTGCTTTGAATGTGGTACTCGGTCGATTCCTACACCTAATTCACTCAACAGGACAGTTGATTGCGGCAACAGTTGTTGCAACCATCACGGTAGTATTCACGACCTCTGACGGCAAACTCGCACTTCTTATCCCTGGTGAGTTGTTCCAAAACGCTTACCGCAAAATGGGGCTAGATACGAAGAACCTATCAAGAACCATCGAAGATGCAGGCACGATTATCGAGCCACTGGTTCCTTGGACCGCTGCGGGTATTTACATGGCAAGCACACTAGGTGTGGCAACGTTAGATTACCTCCCTTGGGCTATCCAATGTTACACCGGTATCATTTTCGCTCTGATTTATGGCTTCACTGGATTTGGTATCGCACCTGCAAAACCAGAACAGTTAGAAGACTCAGCAGAATCTTCTCTAGCTCACAGCACTAAGTAA